Proteins from a genomic interval of Uloborus diversus isolate 005 chromosome 4, Udiv.v.3.1, whole genome shotgun sequence:
- the LOC129220770 gene encoding dual specificity protein phosphatase 3-like has protein sequence MSSIIDELKRICLHQTSDYFTWTVNHCDEVYPGILVGNCYSAENIEKLKKLNVGYVLNAAYGSDVHLGTAEVLPAETYARAGIAFLGIPAIDMVSYPIQNHFRQASDFIGAALQSGKKVLVHCMQGISRSAALVIAYLIEEKGMDVLEATRTVRRCRQIRPNDGFLRQLCILDEACNKATSC, from the coding sequence ATGTCCTCCATAATCGATGAACTAAAAAGGATTTGCCTCCATCAAACTAGCGATTACTTCACCTGGACGGTCAATCACTGCGACGAAGTATATCCAGGAATCCTCGTTGGCAACTGTTATTCCGCTGAAAACatagaaaaactgaaaaagttaaACGTCGGCTATGTCCTAAACGCCGCCTATGGATCAGATGTCCACCTGGGTACAGCAGAAGTTTTACCTGCCGAAACCTATGCTAGAGCTGGAATTGCTTTTCTTGGTATACCGGCCATAGATATGGTGTCCTATCCTATCCAGAACCATTTTAGACAGGCTTCGGATTTCATAGGTGCAGCCCTGCAATCTGGTAAAAAGGTTTTGGTGCACTGTATGCAAGGAATTAGTCGATCAGCAGCATTAGTTATCGCTTATTTGATTGAGGAAAAAGGCATGGACGTACTGGAAGCTACCAGAACAGTGCGAAGGTGTCGACAGATACGTCCCAATGATGGATTTCTTCGACAACTTTGTATTTTAGATGAAGCATGCAATAAAGCTACTTCGTGCTGA